The genomic stretch CGGTGACATTGTGCGCTTGATGAATGACATTGCCGAGCAAACCAATATCCTGGCGCTGAATGCCTCGATTCAGACCAGTGCTACCCAAGCCAGCAGTGGCAACGGCAATACCAACAAGGGCTTCCGGCGCTTGGCGGATGAAATGCAACAATTGGCTCAACAGGCAGCGGAAGCCTCACGCAAGATTGACGTGCTGATCCGCACCATGCAGGCGGACACCAGCGAAGTGATGGCCTCGATGGAAGAAACCACCGCCAAGGTGGTAGACGGGGCGCGGAATGCCGAATCGGCAGGTGCCGCGCTGGATGAAGTGGAAGACGTGACCGTAGGTCTGGCACGTTTGATTGGTAATATCTCCGAGGCGGCGGGTAAGCAGGCCAATATGGCCGGGCAAGTGGTGAACACCATGAGCGCGATTCAGGAGATTACCCAGCAAACAGCCCGCTACAGTGAAGAAACCAGAGAACTGGTAACAGATCTGAATGCTACGGCTGCTGATTTGCGCGGTGCTATCGCGGACTTCAATGTAGCCGAAGAAAAACAATAACGACAGGTGCAATATGATTTCGGATAAATCAAGTCTGGCTAGCCGGATCGGGTGGATCGCCAAGGATACCGAGCAGGCCATTGAGCAGGCACGGCAAGCCTTTGGACGCCACATTGAAACCGCTGACAAGGGTGAATTGAGTGTCAGCCGCGAGACGTGCCGTCAACTGAACGGGACACTGGAGATGCTGGATGCCAGTGGTGTCAGTATGCTCAGCCGGGAAATTGTCAGCTTGCTGGATGCCCTGATTCAAGGGAAGGTGGAAAACTTGCGTGCCGCCCAAGAGGCGGTGGCAGAAGGTTTGCTGCAATTATCCGAATACCTCAAACATTTGCAGGATGGTTACGCCGATTTACCCATGATCGTGCTGCCGACCCTGAACAACCTGCGGGCTGCCCGTGACGCGGAATTGCTCTCCGAACATCTGGTCTTTTTACCCGAAGACGCCCATGCCAGTAATGAGCTGATCGGCACAGATGAATACGTGGCACTGCCGCTGGAGCGCTTGCAACAGGTGAGCACCAAACTGCGCTTTTTCCTGCAAAAAGCCTTGCTGGGCTGGTTTCGCAACGAGCAACCGCAGCGCATGTTACAGGCGGCGGGCAAAGTCACCGATAATATGATCAAGCTCAACCAGTCGCGACGGCTGCGTTCCCTGTGGTGGATTGCCTCCGCGCTGGCAGATGCGTTGGCACACGCGCGGCTGGAACACGGTGTCGCCGTCAAGATGCTGATGGGGCGGCTGGAACGTGAAATCCGCCACTTTGGAGAGCTGGGTGAAACCGCTTACGATCAGGGCTTGCCGGATGAATTGATCAAAAACCTGCTGTACTACGTGGGTCTGGCCGAAAACGGTGCACCGATTACTGATCAGGTCAAGGCTGCGTATCACCTTGATTTGTACTTGCCACAAGGCGAGACCCTTGACGACTTACGCCACTACTACACCACACCGGGACGTGATATGTGGCGGGCAGTCGCGACTTCAGTCACAGAAGAATTACGCAGCCTGCAAGGTATTCTCGATGCGATGCAAGATCAGGAACGCCAACCGGAATTACTGGGCAAACTGGTTGACCGCACCAACGGTCTCGCCAGCACACTGGCGATGCTGGGTCTCGGGCGTGCTGCCGGACTGACGACAAACTTGGGTGAAGAACTCAAAGCCCTTCTGGCAACGGGGGAGGTGCAGGATCGGGAAGCGATGTTACACATCAGCACCCACTACGTGCGTCTGGAAAGAGTGCTGGCAGAATATGCCGAAACCGGGCAAGACCTGACCGACAGCCTGTTCAGCCAGGATGCTGATGGCGACAATCAGGACCCCTCCAGCGAACGCAGCCTGTTGCGCACCACCCTGACCGAATTGAGCAAAGCGCAATCACGCATGGTGGCGTTTTACAAGGAAGGCTGGGCATTCGTGTGTCTGGAAGAGGTTGTCAGCTCGCTAGAAAATATCAGTGGAGCCTTGACGGTCGCTGATTCCACCGACCTGCTGCCGTTGGTGGATACCGCTTTGCGTTATGTACGCGATGATTTACTGGTACACAAGCGCGAACCTTCACCGGAAGAATTATCCACATTTGCAGATGTCCTGACCTTGTTTGAGGCGTCTGTATCTGCACAGTTGCATAACGAAGACTACCTGACGTTGTTGCCTACCGGCTTTGCCAAGCTACGCGAACTCGACCATTCCAGCGACCTGAACCTGTTGGAAAACATGGATCTGAACGCGCTGGAAGCCAATGTCGAAGCAAAAAAAAAAGCACGCCAGAGCACGCCAGCGACGTTACTACAACGCTTGCGGATGCCGATCCAGCCAACATTGACCCCAGTCTAGAAACCAGCGCGGCAGCCGAACCTGAACCCGAGGTTGCCGCCCCTGCCGTTACCCAACCCTCTGGCTTGCGCGATGCGCTGGGGGAAGAAATCTTCGAGATTTTCAGCGAAGAAGTTACCGAAATTTCCCAAAATCTGCTAACGCTTTACCCACAATGGCAACAAGCGCGTTCCGACCGTGCGCTGCTGGCGGAAATCCGCCGGGCATTCCATACCCTGAAGGGTAGCGGGCGTATGGCGGGTGCATTTGCACTGGGGGATTTTGGCTGGATTCACGAAGACATCGCCAACCATTTACTCAGTGGGCAGATCAAAGCCGATGACCGGGTAGTCTCACAATTAGGCAAAGCCATCGGGGAATTGCAGGAACGTTTACCCTTTTTCCTAAATGCACAGCAGAAAGACACCCGTGTTACCGCCATGATTGCCGAGGCAGAAGCCGTGTTGTTGCCGCCGGAAGCTGCTCCGCTGGAAATGTTCGACTTTTCTTCACCAGCACCTACTCCACAGGAAAGGCCGAACGTCTCTACGCCAGAACCGGAACAGAAACCAGAGCCAATCCCGGAACCAGAATCGACTCCGCTGGAAATGCTGGACTTCTCTGCGCCAGAACCGGAACCAGAACCAGAGCCAACCCCGGAACCAGAACCGACTCCGATGGAAATGCTGGACTTCTCTACGCCAGAACCGGAACCAGCACCAGAGCCAGAACCCGTTGATCCCGCCGCAGAGGCCGCCGAAGAAGCAGCGGATTCACGCCTAATCTGGCAATTGTTCTGGGAAGAAGCACCCGAACAACTTCAGGCACTCGACCGCAACCTGCAAAATCTGCGGGATGCCCCGGAAGAACAGGAAACCATTCACGAACTAGAACGCGAATTCCACACCCTGAAAGGCGGCGCACGCATGGCGCAACTGACCGCACTCGCCGATGTCAGCCACGAGGCCGAAAGCCTGCTATGTGGTTTGCACGGTGTTGCGCGGGTCAGCGATACCGACATTGAGCGCCTGCAACGGGCGGTTGACCGTTTGCACGATCTGGCCGATGCACTCAGCCAGTCTCCAGACCCGGTAACCCAAACAGCAGCACTGGCAGAACCAGCACCTGCGGCAGAAGCTGTTGCCGTACCGCCAGCACCAACCGATACCTGGGCACGACAGCCACGTAGCTTACCCCGCGAATCCGGCAGTTTGCTGGAACGGATGTTGCTGGAACAGGCCGACAGCTTGCCCGACATTGCCCTGCTCGACAGCGCGGCCCGTACCGCCAACCCTGTTGCTGACGCCAGCGAAGCCGTCGCAGCTAACAATACGAACCCGCACGAAACCATCCGCCTGCCTGCCCAATTTATGGATGGCCTGATTGACCGGGTAGTCGAACTCAATGTACAACAAGTACACATGTCCGAACACCTCAGCAGCATGGGCATGGATGTGGATGAACTGGTGCGCACCGTGGCACGTTTACGCCAACAAATCCGCACGCTGGAAGTGGAGAGCGAAGCCCGCATCCATGACGGACGCAGCAAAAAACTCCAAACCGTCAGCAGCAACGATGGTTTCGACCCGCTGGAAATGGATCAGTACGCTGAAATCCAGCGCATTTCCCGTTCACTGGCGGAAAGCCTCAATGACCTGGTAAACCTGGAAGTTGATCTGGCGGCACAGGTGCGCAAAGGCGAACAATTATTGCAGGCCGATATGCGTTCCACCCGCAAACTTCAGCGAGACTTGCTGGATACCCGACTGGTGGCCGTCACCATGCTAGTGCCGCGCCTGCGGCGTTTGACCCGTCAGGTCGCGAGTGAACTCGGCAAACAAGTGGTGCTGGACATTCAGGGCGAGGAATGTGAGATTGACCGCAACCTGCTCCAGAACATGACTGCCCCGTTGGAACACCTGATCCGCAATGCCATTTCGCATGGTTTGGAAACCCCGGAAGAACGCGCCCAGCAAGACAAGCCCCCGACCGGCAAAATCACCCTGAGCATCAGCCGTGATGATGCGGAAATTGTCATCCGTTTCAGCGATGACGGGCGCGGCTTGAACCGTGACCGCTTGCACGAACGCGCCCTTGAAATGGGGATCATCACCAAGGGACAGGCATTGCCGGAAGCGGAGCTGGATCGCCTGATCCTACGCCCCGGCTTTTCCACCGCCAGCAGCATCAGCCAGATTGCCGGGCGCGGTATCGGCATGGATGTGGTGTATTCCGAACTCAAAGCCTTGGGGGGCAGTTTGCAAATCACTTCCCAACCAAATGAGGGGATGGAATTTGCCATGCACTTGCCGTTTACGCTGGTGGTGAATCCGGTGTTGCTGGTGGATGTGCAAGGGCAAACCTACGCCTTGCCGATTACCGGGGTACAAGGTCTGGCACGGATTGCTGGGCGGCAACTTCAGGAAGCCCTGGCTGAGGATGCTGCCCTGCTGGAATTTGCCGGGCAGCCTTACGCGCTGCACCATCTGGCGGAAGTGCTGGGGATGCCGCGTGGCGAAATGCTCTTCGAGGCGGAAGAACGTTTCCCGGTAGTCTTCATCGAGTTACAGGGGCAAACGGTGGCGTGGATCATCGACAGCATTCGCGGGCGGCGCGAAGTGGTCTTGCAACCCTTGGGCACGCTGTTCAAAAACTGTCGGCTGTATTCGGCGGCGACGGTATCCCCCGATGGCAGCGTGTTCCTGGTACCGGATATGGCCGAGCTGGCACGGCAGGCCGCTGCCCGCCACAAGCTGCCGCCCGCCCCGGAAGCCAGCACGGCACAGCCAGAAGAGCCTGCTGGCCCGCCTCGGGTATTGGTGGTGGATGATTCCATCACGGTACGACGGGTGACGGAAAAATTCCTTAGTACCCGCGACTACACCGTGTTCACCGCCAAAGATGGCATGGAAGCGCTGGAACGTATGAGCGAATTCCAGCCCGATGTGGTGCTGCTGGATATTGAAATGCCGCGCATGGATGGCTTTGAATTACTGGGACACCTGCGCCGTGACCCGCAATGGGCCAAGCTGCCGATCATCATGATCAGTTCACGCACTGCCCAGAAGCACCGCGAACACGCAGGCGCATTGGGAGCCACCGGCTTCCTTGGCAAGCCTTACCAGAATGAAGTGCTGCTGGATGCCTTGCAGGAAGTACTCGCCAGCGGTCATGAAACCAACAATACCCACGAGTGGGAGGATCTTCCAGCATGAACCTAGGCCAACAACCACCGATTAAAAGCCTGATTGTGCGGCTCAATAAAGGCAGCCTGATTTTACCCGTAAACCTGATGGCGGAGCTGGTGACAGGGGGTGAATTATTGCCTTCTGAACATCCGGGGGTGGAAGGCTGGTTGCATTGGCGTAACCGCCAAATCCCCGTGGTATCACTGGAATCGCTGTGCATGGAAGAAGATGCCGGGGAATCTGACGAGGGTAAATGCCTGATTTTGCATACAGTATCGGCTTTACCCGGTCTGCCCTTCATTGCCCTGCGGGTACAGGGTGGCTTGAATACGCTGGAAATTTTGCCGGATACCTTGCGGGATGATCACAGCGGCAATATACAACGTTGCCCTTATGTGGCCCGGCAGGTGCGTGCTTCCCACTTGCTGTGCTTTATTCCAGACTTGCCTGCGATTGAAGCGGCGGTGGCGGAAGTGCTGCAATTAACAGCAGAACAACAAGAGCCAGAAGTCTCAGATTAGTACCAATGACAGCAATACCACCAGCACGAAGGTCATGGTGACAGCCGCATTCATGGTGTTGTGGGTCATGAGACGGTCCATGAACACACTTTTTTCGGCAACGTTACGCATCATTTCGAGGCGTTGTTTGACCGGAAAGGTTTCAGGCTTTTCAAAGCTGGCACTACCGCCCTTGAGATTGATCAAGGGAATCAGCATGTTAATATTGAGGTGTGCCTGAAGCGCGTCTTGGGTCGGGCTATCGTAATTCAGCAGCCATGGGGCGGCGTATTCAAAGGCTTCCATGATGAACGTGTCGCGCATTTTTTCCTGACTCGCCTTGATAATGGCGCGGTTACGCTCCAGCCCTTTTTGCAGATCTTCCAGGGACATCATCGGCATTGGTGCCGAAATATGCACATAATAATCCCGCCCCCGTATATTAACTTTTACGGTTCCGGTGTAATTACTGGGTTCGGTGTCTTTCTTTTCGTCAGCCATAGTCATCACATTGAATGCAGATTAATTGTTGATTCTTGTCTATTCTAAAAGCGCTGAGCTGACCACCCCATACACAGCCTGTGTCCAGCGCAATGACATTATTCTCATTATAGTATCCCAAGGTAGACCAATGACCAAACAATACAGTCACCCCCAGAGATTGCTTTGTTGGATATTCAAACCAAGGAATAAGTTCCGAGGATATGTCAGAAATTTGTGCAATTTTTTCCTTGGGCTTGCCTTTTTCGTCGAAATCGAGACTGCCGTCAGCGCGGCAATAGCGCATCCGTGTGAAGGCGTTGAGGATGTAACGGTGGCGATCGTAAAGACCAGCGGTGGGGTTCCAGCGATCGGGTTGGTCGCCATAAACGTGTGCCAGCCACAGCGGCAGGGTCGGACTGCCCAATTGCTGTTCAACTTCATGGGCACAGGCTTGCGCAGTGGCCAAATTCCACTGCGGGGGAATCCCAGCATGACTCATGGCATACCCTAGGCTGGTATCGACGTGTAGCAATGGGCGCAGTGTCAGCCACGCGATTAATTCCGGGTAATCGTGGGCTTCGGTGAGGGTTTTCAGGCTTTTATGCGACTTGCGCAAACCGTGGAAAGCTGCCAGCAAGCTGATGTCGTGATTACCGAGCACACAGACTGCTGCATCCCGCAGGGAACGCACGAACCGCAAGGTTTCAAGGGACTGCTTCCCTCGGTTAATCAGGTCACCCGCAAACCACAGGGTGTCCTGGCGCGGGTCGAAACGGATTTTATCCAGCAGGCGCATCAAAGGGTCATAGCAGCCTTGTACATCGCCAATTGCGTAAATAGCCATGCAAACCAATCTCCCAACGTAATAAGGCGTCCCGAAGGACGCCTTAATCAAAGCACAGAAAGCGGCGGGTGAGTATCAGTCTTGACCCGTCAGGCTCATCAGAAATTGCACAATATACCAGAACATCAGGCCAACGCTGGAGAACAGCGACAGCGACGCGGCAACATGCTGGTCAGTATTGTATTCATGGATAATATTGGAGGTGCTATACAGCACGGAAGCTGCCGCAAACACAATCATGATGCCGGAAAACACCAGACCCAGCGTAAAGCCAAACAGGATGCTGGCAGCAATCACGCCCAGTGCAATCAGGCCACCGATATTAAGCACTGGCCCCAAGAACGAAAAGTTCTTACGAGTGGTGAACGCGGTAAAGGTAATACCTGCGACCAATACCAAGGTCAGCAATGCCGCATGGCTCAGGATATCCGGCGCTTTGCTGAGCGCGATATAAATCAGCGGCATGAACACAATGGCTTCTGCCACCACAAACAACCCCAGACCCGCGTATTGCATTTCCTTGGAAATCGCAGAATGCGCCCAGTTATTGGCGACGTATGACGTAACCATGAACAGTCCCATCACCACCAGCCACATCCACATACCACCTTGCAGCAGGTGGACGAAAGACTCGGCAATGCCGGACTGAATCAGGGCTGTTTCAACCCCGA from Thiothrix litoralis encodes the following:
- a CDS encoding hybrid sensor histidine kinase/response regulator, yielding MRDALGEEIFEIFSEEVTEISQNLLTLYPQWQQARSDRALLAEIRRAFHTLKGSGRMAGAFALGDFGWIHEDIANHLLSGQIKADDRVVSQLGKAIGELQERLPFFLNAQQKDTRVTAMIAEAEAVLLPPEAAPLEMFDFSSPAPTPQERPNVSTPEPEQKPEPIPEPESTPLEMLDFSAPEPEPEPEPTPEPEPTPMEMLDFSTPEPEPAPEPEPVDPAAEAAEEAADSRLIWQLFWEEAPEQLQALDRNLQNLRDAPEEQETIHELEREFHTLKGGARMAQLTALADVSHEAESLLCGLHGVARVSDTDIERLQRAVDRLHDLADALSQSPDPVTQTAALAEPAPAAEAVAVPPAPTDTWARQPRSLPRESGSLLERMLLEQADSLPDIALLDSAARTANPVADASEAVAANNTNPHETIRLPAQFMDGLIDRVVELNVQQVHMSEHLSSMGMDVDELVRTVARLRQQIRTLEVESEARIHDGRSKKLQTVSSNDGFDPLEMDQYAEIQRISRSLAESLNDLVNLEVDLAAQVRKGEQLLQADMRSTRKLQRDLLDTRLVAVTMLVPRLRRLTRQVASELGKQVVLDIQGEECEIDRNLLQNMTAPLEHLIRNAISHGLETPEERAQQDKPPTGKITLSISRDDAEIVIRFSDDGRGLNRDRLHERALEMGIITKGQALPEAELDRLILRPGFSTASSISQIAGRGIGMDVVYSELKALGGSLQITSQPNEGMEFAMHLPFTLVVNPVLLVDVQGQTYALPITGVQGLARIAGRQLQEALAEDAALLEFAGQPYALHHLAEVLGMPRGEMLFEAEERFPVVFIELQGQTVAWIIDSIRGRREVVLQPLGTLFKNCRLYSAATVSPDGSVFLVPDMAELARQAAARHKLPPAPEASTAQPEEPAGPPRVLVVDDSITVRRVTEKFLSTRDYTVFTAKDGMEALERMSEFQPDVVLLDIEMPRMDGFELLGHLRRDPQWAKLPIIMISSRTAQKHREHAGALGATGFLGKPYQNEVLLDALQEVLASGHETNNTHEWEDLPA
- a CDS encoding chemotaxis protein CheW, translated to MNLGQQPPIKSLIVRLNKGSLILPVNLMAELVTGGELLPSEHPGVEGWLHWRNRQIPVVSLESLCMEEDAGESDEGKCLILHTVSALPGLPFIALRVQGGLNTLEILPDTLRDDHSGNIQRCPYVARQVRASHLLCFIPDLPAIEAAVAEVLQLTAEQQEPEVSD
- a CDS encoding symmetrical bis(5'-nucleosyl)-tetraphosphatase, with translation MAIYAIGDVQGCYDPLMRLLDKIRFDPRQDTLWFAGDLINRGKQSLETLRFVRSLRDAAVCVLGNHDISLLAAFHGLRKSHKSLKTLTEAHDYPELIAWLTLRPLLHVDTSLGYAMSHAGIPPQWNLATAQACAHEVEQQLGSPTLPLWLAHVYGDQPDRWNPTAGLYDRHRYILNAFTRMRYCRADGSLDFDEKGKPKEKIAQISDISSELIPWFEYPTKQSLGVTVLFGHWSTLGYYNENNVIALDTGCVWGGQLSAFRIDKNQQLICIQCDDYG
- a CDS encoding Bax inhibitor-1/YccA family protein, whose translation is MAYLDSHSGVLAVNASETERAGFIRRTYLHLGGAILAFIGVETALIQSGIAESFVHLLQGGMWMWLVVMGLFMVTSYVANNWAHSAISKEMQYAGLGLFVVAEAIVFMPLIYIALSKAPDILSHAALLTLVLVAGITFTAFTTRKNFSFLGPVLNIGGLIALGVIAASILFGFTLGLVFSGIMIVFAAASVLYSTSNIIHEYNTDQHVAASLSLFSSVGLMFWYIVQFLMSLTGQD